From Rhododendron vialii isolate Sample 1 chromosome 10a, ASM3025357v1, the proteins below share one genomic window:
- the LOC131302539 gene encoding aspartyl protease family protein 1-like isoform X1, which produces MAFSSKCASTLLLLILVWGYHCSCCEGFGTFGFDVHHRYSDTVKGILDVDGWPEKGSVDYYAAMAHRDHLLRGRHLAATAGSAPLTFSGGNETFQIESFGYLYYANVTVGSPGLWFLVALDTGSDLFWLPCDCGNNCVHGLKSTSGQVLELNIYSPNTSSTSAAVSCNSTFCGQPGQCSSTRNTCAYKIQYLSNDTSSTGVLVEDILHLTSDDSQLKVVDAQVPLGCGIVQTGSFLEGAAPNGLFGLGMNDISVPSVLASKELTANSFSMCFGPDGLGRMSFGDTGSSGQGQTPFNVEQSTPIYNVTVTQVSVGDNVTDISFSAIFDSGTSFTNLNDPAYTMISESFNSQAKEKRHSSNSQIPFEYCYDLRLSANQSSFEIPNVNLTMKGGDKFYLTDPIVMVSFQNGGYAYCLALVKSEDINIIGQNFMTGYSMVFDRENMVLGWEESNCYGTETGTFYPPGSSAVPPSSLNPEATSKGSPNTSPSPPNDSTRLTSSISTLFVVIFTVLIHFAIIGSS; this is translated from the exons ATGGCGTTTTCCAGTAAGTGCGCTTCGACTTTGCTTCTGTTGATACTGGTGTGGGGTTATCACTGCAGTTGCTGCGAAGGATTCGGTACCTTCGGATTCGATGTGCATCACAGGTACTCTGATACGGTGAAGGGGATACTTGACGTAGATGGATGGCCTGAGAAAGGCAGCGTCGATTACTACGCCGCCATGGCCCACCGCGACCACCTCCTCCGCGGGCGCCACCTCGCCGCCACCGCTGGTTCTGCTCCGCTCACCTTTTCCGGCGGCAACGAGACTTTCCAAATCGAATCCTTTGGATA TTTGTACTATGCAAATGTAACTGTGGGGTCTCCGGGCTTGTGGTTTCTTGTGGCACTCGACACTGGAAGTGATCTGTTTTGGTTACCGTGTGATTGCGGTAACAATTGTGTTCATGGCTTGAAGAGCACATCAGGACAA GTGTTAGAGTTAAATATTTACAGCCCTAATACATCATCAACAAGTGCGGCAGTTTCCTGCAACAGTACCTTTTGTGGACAACCAGGACAATGCTCTTCGACACGTAATACTTGTGCCTATAAGATTCAGTATCTATCCAATGATACTTCATCTACTGGGGTCTTGGTAGAAGATATCTTGCACTTAACTTCAGATGACAGTCAATTAAAAGTTGTTGATGCACAAGTTCCATTGGG CTGTGGCATAGTTCAGACTGGTTCATTTTTGGAAGGTGCAGCTCCCAATGGCCTATTTGGCCTTGGTATGAATGACATATCTGTTCCCAGCGTTTTAGCGAGCAAGGAGCTCACCGCAAATTCTTTTTCCATGTGTTTTGGACCTGACGGATTgggaagaatgagttttggagaTACAGGCAGCTCAGGACAAGGACAAACTCCTTTCAATGTTGAACAATCAAC TCCAATTTACAATGTTACCGTGACACAAGTTAGCGTGGGAGATAATGTCACTGATATCAGTTTCAGTGCAATCTTCGACTCTGGTACCTCTTTCACAAATTTAAATGACCCAGCTTACACAATGATCTCTGAGAGT TTCAATTCCCAGGCCAAAGAGAAAAGGCATTCTTCTAATTCTCAGATCCCTTTTGAGTATTGCTATGATCTAA GGCTCAGTGCAAATCAGAGCAGCTTTGAGATTCCCAATGTGAATCTTACAATGAAAGGTGGAGACAAATTCTATCTCACTGATCCCATAGTAATGGTCTCTTTTCAG AATGGAGGTTATGCATATTGCTTGGCCCTTGTCAAAAGCGAGGATATAAATATCATTGGAC AAAATTTCATGACCGGCTACAGTATGGTTTTTGATCGCGAAAATATGGTTCTGGGCTGGGAGGAATCTAATT GTTATGGCACTGAAACAGGTACCTTTTACCCACCGGGATCTAGTGCAGTGCCTCCTTCATCTCTGAATCCAGAAGCCACATCAAAAGGTTCCCCTAATACCAGTCCCTCTCCACCCAACGATTCAACCCGCTTGACATCTTCCATTTCAACCCTATTCGTGGTCATTTTCACCGTTCTTATCCATTTTGCGATCATTGGTTCATCCTGA
- the LOC131302538 gene encoding aspartyl protease family protein 1-like isoform X2, with amino-acid sequence MKSLCIFLITLFSIWVSHSCNARVFTLEMHHRFSEPVKKWWETTGNYFPAGNWPEKGSIEYYAQLAHHDRLRRGRRMSESDSSVTFSEGNSTFRISSLGFLHYVTVTLGTPGMKFLVALDTGSDLFWVPCDCSKCASIEGKHYSSDFELSIYNPKESSTSKNVSCNNSLCAHPTRCLGTFNHCPYIVSYVSSETSTSGILVEDVLHLKTEDRDQEFVEAYITFGCGQIQTGSFLDVAAPNGLFGLGLDKISVPSILSSEGYTSDSFSMCFGQDGTGRISFGDKGSAEQEETPFNLDPLHQTYNITVSQARVGTTLVDLDLTALFDSGTSFTYLVDPAYSWFSESFHSQVKDRRRPPNPRIPFEYCYDMSPDSNTSLIPTVSLTMKGGGQLAIYDPVIVISTQHELIYCLAFVKSAELNIIGQNFMTGYRIVFDKEKLILGWKKSNCYDIEDTDTILARSHNSTTAPPAVAAGLGNSQIPKPATNSRNNSHNSVASDLTYSFSFFFILFLVL; translated from the exons atgaagtctTTATGCATCTTCTTGATCACATTGTTCTCGATTTGGGTATCACACAGCTGCAATGCCCGTGTCTTCACCTTGGAAATGCACCACCGTTTCTCTGAACCGGTCAAGAAATGGTGGGAGACCACCGGCAATTACTTTCCGGCCGGCAATTGGCCGGAAAAGGGTAGCATTGAGTACTACGCCCAGTTGGCCCATCACGACCGGCTCCGGCGAGGCCGGAGAATGTCGGAATCGGATTCGTCTGTGACCTTCTCCGAGGGCAACTCCACTTTTCGCATCAGCTCTTTGGGATT TTTGCATTACGTGACTGTTACGTTGGGGACGCCTGGTATGAAGTTTCTGGTGGCGCTTGACACGGGGAGTGACCTGTTTTGGGTGCCCTGTGATTGTAGTAAATGTGCTTCCATTGAAGGCAAGCATTATAGCTCC GATTTTGAGCTTAGCATATACAACCCTAAAGAGTCATCCACAAGCAAAAATGTCTCTTGCAACAACAGTTTATGTGCACACCCTACTAGATGCCTTGGAACCTTCAACCATTGCCCTTACATAGTGTCCTATGTCTCATCTGAAACTTCAACTTCGGGGATTTTGGTGGAAGATGTTCTGCACTTGAAGACAGAAGACAGGGACCAAGAATTTGTCGAGGCGTATATCACGTTCGG CTGTGGGCAGATTCAAACTGGTTCATTTCTAGATGTTGCAGCTCCAAATGGTTTGTTTGGGCTTGGATTGGATAAGATATCAGTTCCAAGCATTTTATCCAGTGAAGGTTATACATCAGATTCTTTCTCCATGTGTTTCGGGCAAGATGGAACTGGAAGGATTAGTTTTGGAGATAAGGGTAGCGCTGAACAGGAAGAGACCCCATTCAATCTTGACCCATTACA TCAGACGTATAATATAACTGTATCTCAAGCACGTGTGGGAACTACTCTTGTTGACTTGGATTTGACAGCTCTCTTCGATTCTGGGACCTCTTTCACGTACCTGGTTGACCCAGCCTATTCTTGGTTCTCAGAAAGT TTCCACTCACAAGTAAAAGATAGGAGGCGTCCGCCCAATCCAAGGATTCCTTTTGAATATTGTTACGACATGAG CCCAGATTCAAACACCAGTTTGATACCGACTGTAAGTCTTACTATGAAAGGGGGAGGCCAACTTGCTATCTATGATCCCGTAATAGTCATCTCCACTCAG CATGAACTTATATATTGTCTGGCTTTTGTCAAGAGTGCAGAACTCAACATAATTGGAC AAAACTTTATGACTGGATACCGCATTGTATTTGACAAAGAGAAACTCATTCTTGGCTGGAAGAAGTCCAATT GCTATGACATTGAGGACACTGATACAATTCTGGCGAGGTCGCACAACTCTACCACTGCACCTCCAGCTGTTGCAGCTGGACTAGGTAATTCCCAGATTCCAAAACCAGCAACAAATTCAAGGAATAATTCGCACAATTCGGTTGCTTCTGACCTGACTTattccttttcatttttcttcatactttttttagttttgtag
- the LOC131302539 gene encoding aspartyl protease family protein 1-like isoform X2: protein MAFSSKCASTLLLLILVWGYHCSCCEGFGTFGFDVHHRYSDTVKGILDVDGWPEKGSVDYYAAMAHRDHLLRGRHLAATAGSAPLTFSGGNETFQIESFGYLYYANVTVGSPGLWFLVALDTGSDLFWLPCDCGNNCVHGLKSTSGQVLELNIYSPNTSSTSAAVSCNSTFCGQPGQCSSTRNTCAYKIQYLSNDTSSTGVLVEDILHLTSDDSQLKVVDAQVPLGCGIVQTGSFLEGAAPNGLFGLGMNDISVPSVLASKELTANSFSMCFGPDGLGRMSFGDTGSSGQGQTPFNVEQSTPIYNVTVTQVSVGDNVTDISFSAIFDSGTSFTNLNDPAYTMISESFNSQAKEKRHSSNSQIPFEYCYDLSANQSSFEIPNVNLTMKGGDKFYLTDPIVMVSFQNGGYAYCLALVKSEDINIIGQNFMTGYSMVFDRENMVLGWEESNCYGTETGTFYPPGSSAVPPSSLNPEATSKGSPNTSPSPPNDSTRLTSSISTLFVVIFTVLIHFAIIGSS from the exons ATGGCGTTTTCCAGTAAGTGCGCTTCGACTTTGCTTCTGTTGATACTGGTGTGGGGTTATCACTGCAGTTGCTGCGAAGGATTCGGTACCTTCGGATTCGATGTGCATCACAGGTACTCTGATACGGTGAAGGGGATACTTGACGTAGATGGATGGCCTGAGAAAGGCAGCGTCGATTACTACGCCGCCATGGCCCACCGCGACCACCTCCTCCGCGGGCGCCACCTCGCCGCCACCGCTGGTTCTGCTCCGCTCACCTTTTCCGGCGGCAACGAGACTTTCCAAATCGAATCCTTTGGATA TTTGTACTATGCAAATGTAACTGTGGGGTCTCCGGGCTTGTGGTTTCTTGTGGCACTCGACACTGGAAGTGATCTGTTTTGGTTACCGTGTGATTGCGGTAACAATTGTGTTCATGGCTTGAAGAGCACATCAGGACAA GTGTTAGAGTTAAATATTTACAGCCCTAATACATCATCAACAAGTGCGGCAGTTTCCTGCAACAGTACCTTTTGTGGACAACCAGGACAATGCTCTTCGACACGTAATACTTGTGCCTATAAGATTCAGTATCTATCCAATGATACTTCATCTACTGGGGTCTTGGTAGAAGATATCTTGCACTTAACTTCAGATGACAGTCAATTAAAAGTTGTTGATGCACAAGTTCCATTGGG CTGTGGCATAGTTCAGACTGGTTCATTTTTGGAAGGTGCAGCTCCCAATGGCCTATTTGGCCTTGGTATGAATGACATATCTGTTCCCAGCGTTTTAGCGAGCAAGGAGCTCACCGCAAATTCTTTTTCCATGTGTTTTGGACCTGACGGATTgggaagaatgagttttggagaTACAGGCAGCTCAGGACAAGGACAAACTCCTTTCAATGTTGAACAATCAAC TCCAATTTACAATGTTACCGTGACACAAGTTAGCGTGGGAGATAATGTCACTGATATCAGTTTCAGTGCAATCTTCGACTCTGGTACCTCTTTCACAAATTTAAATGACCCAGCTTACACAATGATCTCTGAGAGT TTCAATTCCCAGGCCAAAGAGAAAAGGCATTCTTCTAATTCTCAGATCCCTTTTGAGTATTGCTATGATCTAAG TGCAAATCAGAGCAGCTTTGAGATTCCCAATGTGAATCTTACAATGAAAGGTGGAGACAAATTCTATCTCACTGATCCCATAGTAATGGTCTCTTTTCAG AATGGAGGTTATGCATATTGCTTGGCCCTTGTCAAAAGCGAGGATATAAATATCATTGGAC AAAATTTCATGACCGGCTACAGTATGGTTTTTGATCGCGAAAATATGGTTCTGGGCTGGGAGGAATCTAATT GTTATGGCACTGAAACAGGTACCTTTTACCCACCGGGATCTAGTGCAGTGCCTCCTTCATCTCTGAATCCAGAAGCCACATCAAAAGGTTCCCCTAATACCAGTCCCTCTCCACCCAACGATTCAACCCGCTTGACATCTTCCATTTCAACCCTATTCGTGGTCATTTTCACCGTTCTTATCCATTTTGCGATCATTGGTTCATCCTGA
- the LOC131302540 gene encoding la-related protein 1C has protein sequence MATASNHSPDPAANSPRSKRATAPPRGAAAPPWSQLVRGAESEPLDAPSSPSAGRGPIGNSSPDRGPISNSSSPDHYAGEAAQADYSDSNAGKKQVWNKPSNGAVEAVGGAVMGAVSWPALSESTRASLKSASSDSLKPPLSDPASVSASQGAGIASSSTQKLVITNNANPTVTPNHVMPPTRQKSMKKVGGSSSGNPNANGGFPQLSPPSGPIVEMPSTNTGRSGLAVPESSPRDHTNKESGQRGGFGSQSHGGNDHPQQRNSFRRGNGGGPYPRGDGSYQQNYRGRRDQDGGNHEWSSPRSFSGRDAHMHPQRVVPRGFIRPSPHNPTPFIPPPPPVPVQPFGNPIIYPEMPSPMIYVHPDSFRGMPVVAQMPPHPMFFIPDQLRLKIMSQIDYYFSNENLIRDTYLRRNMDEQGWVPINLIAGFAKVKLLTDSIPLILDALRYSNIVEVKDEKVRKRDDWWRWIMPSAQFPHVSSPQSLGRSSHDILAANIQSMSLDENMNKQGQEEGFLSRSSSGELNSQSQRSSGEGIGQAAFQAGEPSYFSKK, from the exons ATGGCAACAGCTTCCAATCACTCTCCCGACCCCGCCGCCAACAGCCCTCGATCGAAGCGAGCCACCGCGCCACCGCGTGGCGCTGCTGCTCCGCCGTGGTCGCAGCTCGTTCGTGGCGCCGAGTCCGAACCGCTCGACGCCCCTTCCTCGCCGTCTGCCGGTCGGGGGCCAATCGGTAATTCTTCTCCTGATCGGGGACCAATCAGCAATTCATCGTCGCCAGATCATTACGCGGGCGAGGCTGCTCAGGCGGATTACTCCGACAGTAATGCGGGCAAGAAGCAGGTCTGGAACAAGCCTTCAAACGGTGCCGTGGAGGCTGTTGGTGGAGCAGTGATGGGGGCAGTTTCGTGGCCGGCTCTCTCTGAGTCTACTAGGGCTTCTCTTAAATCAGCTTCGTCTGATTCGTTGAAACCACCTCTCTCCGATCCGGCTTCGGTCTCTGCTTCGCAG GGGGCTGGAATTGCATCTTCTTCCACACAGAAATTGGTCATCACAAATAATGCAAACCCTACTGTAACGCCGAACCATGTAATGCCACCCACACGGCAGAAGTCCATGAAGAAAGTTGGTGGGAGTTCAAGTGGAAATCCAAATGCTAACGGTGGCTTCCCTCAACTGTCGCCACCATCGGGTCCAATAGTTGAAATGCCTTCTACTAATACTGGAAGATCGGGGTTAGCTGTTCCGGAGTCATCTCCGAGAGACCATACAAACAAGGAAAGTGGACAAAGGGGAGGATTTGGGTCACAATCCCATGGTGGTAATGACCACCCACAGCAACGCAATTCATTTAGGAGGGGCAATGGCGGTGGACCCTATCCTCGTGGTGATGGTTCTTATCAACAAAACTACAGGGGCCGGAGGGACCAGGATGGTGGAAATCATGAGTGGAGTTCTCCTCGTAGTTTTAGTGGCAGAGATGCTCACATGCATCCGCAAAGAGTTGTTCCTAGGGGCTTCATTCGTCCTTCACCGCACAATCCTACCCCCTTCATTCCCCCTCCTCCTCCGGTGCCCGTGCAACCGTTTGGCAACCCTATTATTTACCCTG AAATGCCTTCTCCGATGATTTATGTTCATCCAGACTCCTTTAGGGGTATGCCTGTTGTTGCACAAATGCCGCCTCATCCCATGTTTTTTATACCGGATCAGTTGCGTCTGAAGATAATGAGTCAGATAGATTACTATTTCAG TAATGAAAATTTAATTAGAGATACGTACTTGCGGCGGAACATGGATGAACAGGGCTGGGTTCCCATTAATTTAATAGCAGGCTTCGCCAAA GTTAAGCTTCTGACAGACAGTATCCCGCTTATATTGGATGCTTTGCGCTATTCAAATATTGTGGAAGTGAAG GATGAGAAAGTACGAAAGCGTGATGATTGGTGGAGATGGATCATGCCTTCTGCTCAGTTTCCGCATGTCTCGAGTCCTCAATCACTAGGAAGGTCAAGTCATGATATACTTGCAGCGAACATCCAGAGTATGTCGCTAGATGAGAACATGAACAAACAAGGTCAGGAGGAGGGATTTCTAAGTAGATCATCATCCGGGGAATTGAATAGCCAGTCTCAACGATCCAGTGGTGAGGGGATAGGCCAAGCTGCTTTTCAAGCTGGCGAGCCGTCTTATTTCAGCAA
- the LOC131302538 gene encoding aspartyl protease family protein 1-like isoform X1 — MKSLCIFLITLFSIWVSHSCNARVFTLEMHHRFSEPVKKWWETTGNYFPAGNWPEKGSIEYYAQLAHHDRLRRGRRMSESDSSVTFSEGNSTFRISSLGFLHYVTVTLGTPGMKFLVALDTGSDLFWVPCDCSKCASIEGKHYSSDFELSIYNPKESSTSKNVSCNNSLCAHPTRCLGTFNHCPYIVSYVSSETSTSGILVEDVLHLKTEDRDQEFVEAYITFGCFCSCGQIQTGSFLDVAAPNGLFGLGLDKISVPSILSSEGYTSDSFSMCFGQDGTGRISFGDKGSAEQEETPFNLDPLHQTYNITVSQARVGTTLVDLDLTALFDSGTSFTYLVDPAYSWFSESFHSQVKDRRRPPNPRIPFEYCYDMSPDSNTSLIPTVSLTMKGGGQLAIYDPVIVISTQHELIYCLAFVKSAELNIIGQNFMTGYRIVFDKEKLILGWKKSNCYDIEDTDTILARSHNSTTAPPAVAAGLGNSQIPKPATNSRNNSHNSVASDLTYSFSFFFILFLVL; from the exons atgaagtctTTATGCATCTTCTTGATCACATTGTTCTCGATTTGGGTATCACACAGCTGCAATGCCCGTGTCTTCACCTTGGAAATGCACCACCGTTTCTCTGAACCGGTCAAGAAATGGTGGGAGACCACCGGCAATTACTTTCCGGCCGGCAATTGGCCGGAAAAGGGTAGCATTGAGTACTACGCCCAGTTGGCCCATCACGACCGGCTCCGGCGAGGCCGGAGAATGTCGGAATCGGATTCGTCTGTGACCTTCTCCGAGGGCAACTCCACTTTTCGCATCAGCTCTTTGGGATT TTTGCATTACGTGACTGTTACGTTGGGGACGCCTGGTATGAAGTTTCTGGTGGCGCTTGACACGGGGAGTGACCTGTTTTGGGTGCCCTGTGATTGTAGTAAATGTGCTTCCATTGAAGGCAAGCATTATAGCTCC GATTTTGAGCTTAGCATATACAACCCTAAAGAGTCATCCACAAGCAAAAATGTCTCTTGCAACAACAGTTTATGTGCACACCCTACTAGATGCCTTGGAACCTTCAACCATTGCCCTTACATAGTGTCCTATGTCTCATCTGAAACTTCAACTTCGGGGATTTTGGTGGAAGATGTTCTGCACTTGAAGACAGAAGACAGGGACCAAGAATTTGTCGAGGCGTATATCACGTTCGG TTGTTTCTGCAGCTGTGGGCAGATTCAAACTGGTTCATTTCTAGATGTTGCAGCTCCAAATGGTTTGTTTGGGCTTGGATTGGATAAGATATCAGTTCCAAGCATTTTATCCAGTGAAGGTTATACATCAGATTCTTTCTCCATGTGTTTCGGGCAAGATGGAACTGGAAGGATTAGTTTTGGAGATAAGGGTAGCGCTGAACAGGAAGAGACCCCATTCAATCTTGACCCATTACA TCAGACGTATAATATAACTGTATCTCAAGCACGTGTGGGAACTACTCTTGTTGACTTGGATTTGACAGCTCTCTTCGATTCTGGGACCTCTTTCACGTACCTGGTTGACCCAGCCTATTCTTGGTTCTCAGAAAGT TTCCACTCACAAGTAAAAGATAGGAGGCGTCCGCCCAATCCAAGGATTCCTTTTGAATATTGTTACGACATGAG CCCAGATTCAAACACCAGTTTGATACCGACTGTAAGTCTTACTATGAAAGGGGGAGGCCAACTTGCTATCTATGATCCCGTAATAGTCATCTCCACTCAG CATGAACTTATATATTGTCTGGCTTTTGTCAAGAGTGCAGAACTCAACATAATTGGAC AAAACTTTATGACTGGATACCGCATTGTATTTGACAAAGAGAAACTCATTCTTGGCTGGAAGAAGTCCAATT GCTATGACATTGAGGACACTGATACAATTCTGGCGAGGTCGCACAACTCTACCACTGCACCTCCAGCTGTTGCAGCTGGACTAGGTAATTCCCAGATTCCAAAACCAGCAACAAATTCAAGGAATAATTCGCACAATTCGGTTGCTTCTGACCTGACTTattccttttcatttttcttcatactttttttagttttgtag